The stretch of DNA CTCGATGATCAGGGTGCGGCCGCAAGGAGCGGCTACCCCATCCGTTATAGTCATACCAACGCTGACCAGCAGGATCTGTCGCCAATAATGGATCGTTAGTACCAGGCCGCCGCATGTACTGAGGTCTGTGATATGAAGGCACAATGACCGGGACAGACAATGCAGGATTGGTCGGATGTGGTATATATCCCCGATAAGCCAGAAACGCGGTATTGATATCAGGCGCGGTGAAATCTCCACCACGGCGGGGAAGGAGCAATGGATCGGCACTTCGCCAGTTGTTGGCAGCCGGCGAGACGTTCAGTGACAGCGGGTTGTATTCGGTTTGCCCAGCCGTAACGGTTGAAACGGTGGCTCCAGTGGAAACATTGATGCGATCTCCAGTTCCTGCGAGGAGGTTAAAATTACTGACACGGACAGGAGCCGCCACATCGGCAATCAGATAGTTATCAATAGCCAGAGTCCCGGCATTCCACGACAGACGCATCGATCCGCCATCAAACGGATGCCGATCGGGATACTGGTAAACGACACGGCCAGTCCCAGCGGAATCAACGCGTTGTACATTCCCCATGGCGTTGGTCACCATTGAGTGAGTGCTCGACCACAACGCACTGCTGCGATACTCGGGCCGGGTGCCGACGATGATCTGTTCCAGCGCGAAGTCGAAGAGAACCTCACCAGTCAGTCCCAGTTCCTGCGGAGCTTTGGCTGCTTCCGAGAAATATTCGGCATTGCTTTGTTCTTGCCGGGCGAAGGTGAAAAAGATCACCCCCAGAATCGAGAGCAATCCCAGCAGCACGAGAACGATGAGCAGTGTCGATCCCTGGCGAGGATGTGCAACGGTTGCTGGCTTTCGATCCTTGCCAAGCTGAACAACCTGCTGAGCCGATTTTGCATGAATCATGTTTTTCATAATGTTCTCTCCTGCCAGAATTGGCAGCGACATCAATCAAGATGCCCATCGACGGTGCTCGAACACTTCGTTCACGAGTTGCTTCGGCCCGCAATCTCGAAAGCAATGGATCAGTACTTCTGTTAGATCTTGTTGATCAAGCCAGCCGCAGTTGCCTGCACTCGATATTTACGAACGAGATTAGAATAGCACTGCAGATTGTGGATATCGGAATGTTCTGTAGTTAAGGAGTCAGGTCACATTGCATGGTGACGGTTCGCAGTTGCTGGGATGTCGGGTCAAGGAATCGAACGGTGATCTGGATCAATCGCAGTGGCCGGCGATTATCGACAGGAGTCCATTCGACAACTCCATCGTTAATCGGCGTTCCATAGACAATTGGAGCAGTGATTGGAATCGAAGCACCGGCCGCATTGTTGGTCCCTGCGCTTGATCCTGAGCGAACAAAGAAGACCGGATCACCAGGGATACTGGATAGACCAGGTGACACTTCCGCGGGAAGAACTGCTCCGGCTGTCGTGCCAGCGGTAAACCTTGGTAATTCAAAGGCGGAGGCAGTCGCGCCCGCCACGTAACGCCTGGGGAGAAATGGTGGATTCTCAGCGGGATCAGTGGGTACAGAGGCCAGCCAAACCAGTGGTCCCCAGGTATCGAAGACGTTGTTATCGTTTGCTGCGCCAGGGCCAAAGTTCACGTTGAGGCGACGGTCAACATTGCCACTGACGGCAGGGTTGGCACTGTACAGGACACTCCCCGGCCCACCGATATCAACAAAAGCTCCTAAACCACCATTGGCAAAGTCATCCCAGACTTTGACGTCGAACGAAACAACATTCGCCAGTAGCAGATCTTCACCACGCCGACTGCCATTGGTGGAATTGTGCTGGAGTGGATCCACAACTCCCGTGGTGGCGTTAACCGTCAGGCCGGCTGTCGCCTGATTCATAGGGCTGGGCGTGGCCACAAATGGATATTGAAAGGCCACATTCGATGTCTCTTCCATCGTGTAGCGACCGAAAAACACACTGGATAGAAACTCACGTGGCTTGCCGGCATTGACCGTTCCATCGGCGAACTCGAAACCAAAACGGCTGGTTGGAAGTTGCAAATCAGTCAGAGTATTAAACCTGACTCCATCGATAAATGGAGGTGGCATGGTCTGATTGAAGGTTCGAGCGCTGATCGGGCGCGCCGAAAAGTCAAAGTCTTTCCAGAAGGTCGAAGTGGCAGACGGTGTATATCTGGTTGTGGCTCCCGACGTTGAATCGAACAGCGTATTCGTGGTATTGCCATCTTCATGAGGCTCAATTTCGGCAGTGGAATCGGCGGGCTGACGAACCAGCATGACTCGCCTGTAGAGAGCACCGGGGCGACCGGTTGTGCCTCGACGCATAAACAGCGAGATTTCAGCCGTTGAACTGAGAGCTGCAAGATTGCCAAGATCCCCGTCATCATAATCGGGTTGATTCTGGCTGTTGCCGACCTGAAGAGCACGTCCGGTATAACTATCGGTATCAGCTAAGGAGTTGACTGTCGTTGTAATCTTGCCTGTGAACTGCAGGACATCGTCGGTATCGTCGAACGGATCGTTTTCCGAAATGTAGAAGTAACCGAGCATATCGCTCTCTTCGGAATTCACCGGAGTTAAGTTGCCCGCAAATCGAGGGGCCCAGGGCCAGACATAGCGGAATGTGCGGTTACTGAGATCTTTCGTAATCACGGTTTGCACAGAGCGGGCCCGCTGGTCGTTCTCCATAATGCCGCGCTGGGTCGAAACCGTACCTGCAGCAATCTGAAAAACCTGGGCGAACAGCGACATCATCAAGAGAACAAGCGCTACCGA from Planctopirus ephydatiae encodes:
- a CDS encoding PulJ/GspJ family protein, producing the protein MITFTYLHRRTACPRRPSAGFTLVEMLVSVALVLLMMSLFAQVFQIAAGTVSTQRGIMENDQRARSVQTVITKDLSNRTFRYVWPWAPRFAGNLTPVNSEESDMLGYFYISENDPFDDTDDVLQFTGKITTTVNSLADTDSYTGRALQVGNSQNQPDYDDGDLGNLAALSSTAEISLFMRRGTTGRPGALYRRVMLVRQPADSTAEIEPHEDGNTTNTLFDSTSGATTRYTPSATSTFWKDFDFSARPISARTFNQTMPPPFIDGVRFNTLTDLQLPTSRFGFEFADGTVNAGKPREFLSSVFFGRYTMEETSNVAFQYPFVATPSPMNQATAGLTVNATTGVVDPLQHNSTNGSRRGEDLLLANVVSFDVKVWDDFANGGLGAFVDIGGPGSVLYSANPAVSGNVDRRLNVNFGPGAANDNNVFDTWGPLVWLASVPTDPAENPPFLPRRYVAGATASAFELPRFTAGTTAGAVLPAEVSPGLSSIPGDPVFFVRSGSSAGTNNAAGASIPITAPIVYGTPINDGVVEWTPVDNRRPLRLIQITVRFLDPTSQQLRTVTMQCDLTP